A genomic region of Carassius carassius chromosome 13, fCarCar2.1, whole genome shotgun sequence contains the following coding sequences:
- the LOC132155624 gene encoding uncharacterized protein LOC132155624: MAFRKFKYQRREDSSSTDHCCVLLCVASSKFNSVLSFHTFPVDEEIRRKWIHGIRRERFNITSHTRVCSRHFISDDLIKPLTPKGRRLLRKGAVPTLFQWNGYSVAEPRGTGVWQRREDYTPVDEDPVPMDAQHLEHDYCSVPKPTAVDNALNQTEDLRKEVDRLRRQVEELSVSQRFCLGRCAASDDNVRFDTRFVTYSHLMAFWKLIDPASHNMTRVSRARATTIRSEAGTTGSAWGQSLQPIDEFFLFMVHLSVGLKQQNLAHRFNISPQLAELLQPGPIFCTPFLGLSASGCLRRKSRLIYPMSSRTTQTNKW, encoded by the exons ATGGCTTTCAGAAAGTTTAAATATCAACGGCGTGAGGACAGTAGTTCGACTGACCATTGTTGTGTTCTGTTATGTGTGGCCTCCTCAAAGTTCAACTCTGTACTGAGTTTCCACACTTTTCCTGTGGACGAAGAAATACGCAGAAAGTGGATTCACGGCATTCGACGTGAGCGATTTAACATCACTTCTCATACAAGGGTCTGCAGTCGTCACTTTATAAGTGATGACCTGATCAAGCCATTGACCCCTAAAGGGCGGCGCTTGCTGAGGAAGGGAGCTGTACCAACCTTATTCCAGTGGAACGGCTACTCTGTTGCTGAACCAAGGGGCACCGGGGTATGGCAAAGAAGGGAGGATTACACTCCAGTGGATGAAGATCCTGTGCCAATGGATGCCCAGCATCTGGAACATGATTATTGTTCAGTTCCAAAACCCACGGCAGTTGATAATGCACTGAATCAAACTGAGGATCTCCGTAAAGAGGTGGACCGACTAAGGAGACAGGTGGAGGAGTTGTCGGTCAGTCAAAGGTTTTGTTTGGGGAGATGTGCTGCTTCCGATGATAATGTAAGGTTCGACACTAG GTTCGTGACTTACAGCCATTTAATGGCTTTCTGGAAACTCATTGATCCTGCATCCCACAACATGACTCGTGTGTCAAGAGCAAGAGCAACTACAATAAGGAGTGAAGCTGGAACAACAGGCAGTGCATGG GGTCAGTCTCTGCAGCCCATTGATGAGTTCttcctcttcatggtccacctctCTGTTGGCCTAAAACAGCAGAATCTGGCCCACAGATTCAACATCAGTCCACAGTTAGCCGAATTATTACAACCTGGGCCAATTTTTTGTACACCGTTCTTGGGTCTGTCCGCATCTGGATGTCTGAGGAGGAAGTCAAGGCTCATCTACCCAATGAGTTCCAGGACTACCCAGACAAACAAGTGGTGA